One genomic segment of Emcibacter sp. SYSU 3D8 includes these proteins:
- a CDS encoding F0F1 ATP synthase subunit delta, with the protein MAANSSMTSGVAGRYAAALFDLAKDAGTLDAVQQDLTDLKRMLGESADLAEMVRSPLLSRDEQTRSIAAVLEKAGASDLTKRFLGVVAKNRRLFAVRGMIDAFAALLADFRGEVTAQVVSAHPLTAGQTEELRETLSAQLSRKIQLETSVDAGLLGGLVVRVGSRMIDNSLRTKLSNMQLAMKGIG; encoded by the coding sequence TTGGCAGCCAATAGTTCCATGACATCGGGTGTGGCGGGGCGTTATGCCGCCGCGCTGTTCGACCTGGCAAAGGATGCCGGGACGCTGGATGCGGTCCAGCAGGATCTGACCGACCTGAAGCGCATGCTCGGCGAGAGTGCCGACCTGGCGGAGATGGTTCGCAGCCCGCTGCTTTCCCGCGACGAGCAGACCCGTTCCATCGCCGCCGTGCTTGAGAAAGCCGGCGCCAGTGACCTGACCAAGCGTTTCCTGGGCGTGGTGGCAAAGAACCGCCGCCTGTTCGCCGTGCGAGGCATGATCGATGCCTTCGCCGCGCTGCTTGCCGACTTCCGCGGCGAAGTGACCGCCCAGGTTGTCTCGGCGCATCCGCTGACCGCGGGCCAGACCGAAGAGCTGCGCGAGACCCTGTCCGCCCAGTTGAGCCGTAAGATCCAGCTCGAGACCAGCGTCGACGCCGGTCTGCTTGGTGGCCTCGTGGTCCGCGTCGGGTCGCGCATGATCGATAATTCGCTTCGTACGAAGCTCTCCAATATGCAGCTTGCCATGAAAGGGATTGGCTGA